The following coding sequences are from one Pseudonocardia sp. EC080619-01 window:
- a CDS encoding mandelate racemase/muconate lactonizing enzyme family protein has product MKIISVHEGVVPISSSIRNAWIDFSAMDCSIVAVVSDVVRDGEPVVGYGFNSNGRYSAGDILRRRIVPRLLAADPDSLLADDGRLDPSRAWDVVMTNEKPGGHGERSVAVGVLDMALYDLASKIDGLPLHRWLSDRHGDGDPDDDVFVYAAGGYYAPGKTLSDLQDEMRGFLDQGYRVVKMKIGGADLAEDLRRIEAVLDVLDGDGSRLAVDVNGRFDLATALEYGAAIEPYGLFWYEEVGDPLDYRLNATLSEHYRGPIATGENLFSLQDARNLVRYGGMRPDRDWIQVDPALSYGLTEYLRIQEMLAQHGWSSRRCIPHGGHQFSLHIAAALKLGGNESYPGEFQPTGGFADGAVVENGRVGLTETPGIGFEQKAAFHAVLRELHA; this is encoded by the coding sequence ATGAAGATCATCTCGGTGCACGAGGGTGTCGTCCCGATCAGCTCGTCGATCCGCAACGCCTGGATCGACTTCAGCGCCATGGACTGCTCTATCGTCGCCGTCGTCAGTGACGTCGTGCGCGACGGCGAGCCGGTCGTCGGGTACGGGTTCAACTCCAACGGCCGCTACAGCGCCGGGGACATCCTGCGCAGGCGCATCGTCCCCCGCCTGCTCGCCGCCGACCCGGACTCCCTGCTCGCCGACGACGGCCGGCTCGACCCGTCCCGCGCCTGGGACGTCGTCATGACCAACGAGAAGCCCGGCGGTCACGGCGAGCGCTCGGTCGCGGTCGGCGTCCTGGACATGGCGCTGTACGACCTCGCCTCCAAGATCGACGGACTTCCCCTCCACCGGTGGCTGTCCGACCGCCACGGCGACGGCGACCCCGACGACGACGTCTTCGTCTACGCGGCCGGCGGCTACTACGCCCCCGGTAAGACCCTCTCCGACCTGCAGGACGAGATGCGCGGGTTCCTCGACCAGGGATACCGCGTCGTGAAGATGAAGATCGGCGGCGCCGACCTCGCCGAGGACCTCCGCCGCATCGAGGCGGTGCTCGACGTCCTGGACGGCGACGGCTCCCGGCTCGCCGTCGACGTCAACGGCAGGTTCGACCTCGCCACCGCCCTCGAGTACGGCGCGGCCATCGAGCCGTACGGCCTGTTCTGGTACGAGGAGGTCGGCGACCCGCTCGACTACCGGCTCAACGCCACCCTGTCCGAGCACTACCGCGGCCCGATCGCCACCGGCGAGAACCTGTTCTCCCTGCAGGACGCCCGCAACCTCGTCCGCTACGGCGGCATGCGCCCCGACCGCGACTGGATCCAGGTCGATCCCGCCCTGAGCTACGGGCTCACCGAGTACCTGCGCATCCAGGAGATGCTCGCGCAGCACGGCTGGTCCTCGCGCCGCTGCATCCCGCACGGCGGCCACCAGTTCTCGCTGCACATCGCCGCCGCACTCAAGCTCGGCGGCAACGAGTCCTACCCCGGCGAGTTCCAGCCGACCGGTGGCTTCGCCGACGGCGCCGTCGTCGAGAACGGCCGGGTCGGGCTCACCGAGACCCCCGGCATCGGGTTCGAGCAGAAGGCCGCGTTCCACGCGGTCCTGCGCGAACTGCACGCCTGA